CTAAatctatatttataaatatttataaatagttTTGAAATGAgtctaaatatttataaatataaatatgtaaTACTGGTTAAATTCATAAATTTTGTAGGATTCCCAGTCTAATCATTCAAGCCGATTTAActccttatttttttaaaattttattttgcagACGAATCTGGGTTTTCTGAGAAATTTGGTCCGGTCCGGGATCTAAGCAAAGATATTGGATTCCTCGAGCTCAGACCTGCATAAAGTTACCACCCGTCGACCTGgggattttaattttctgcatgGCTTGCGGGATTAGGAAGCAAACCTAGCCGTCGCTTCGGAacggtagaaaggaagaaaccCCGGATCCCTTTCTAAAAGACGGAGCTTCTCTCGCTCTCACGGTGGAGACGAGAAGGGGTTTTATTTCTTGGGGTTTTCTCGCCCTGCTTCCCTCGTAACTCTATTTTCTTGTTTCTTGGTGCTAGCGAGCGAAACCCTACAGATCGATAGATAATAATGGCGAAGCGCGAGCTCTCCAGCACCCTCAAGAACTTGAAGGCGAGACTCGACGGTCCTCCCCCCCACCCGCCCCCCCCAATCTCTCTCTTATCCCTGATAGGATGTAATCCGAGCTTCTTCTGTTTTTGGGTGGTTTGCAGTTCATGCAAAGGGCAGCTCCGAGAGAGGCGAAGCCTAAGGAGGAGGAAAGTGCAAAGCCCGATGGGAGCTTCGGTGCTTCAGCCGCCCCTACCAGAAGATGGTAACTGTTTTCCCGCTCTAGCTTTTGCCCTATCTTGGTTAGAAGGTAATTGTTTGTGCGTTGTGCGTGTTTCGATGCCTGGTAGGTGTAGCTGGAAAAGGGTTGAAATGCATTTCGATTGATTTGAGAACTGTTTCAGAtgatttgattttgtttttttccttcCGACTACTGATTGTTGGAAATTTTACCCGAAGATGTGATATCTTTCTATAAGTTGTATATTGCTCACAACGTGTTTGTTTTCTGGATCAGTAGCTTATTGGAATTTAGTTTTGGGTGATTATGCATTAAGGATGGGGAACAAGGACTCTGGATTGTACCTTGAGGACAAGGCACCATAGTAGATTAACAATATTAAGAGGAGACTCATTTTAATTATAAGGGGCTTGAACCATGAGCAAATCGAACAAACTTGAATTTaaagcataaaaataaaaattaggttcttTGGTCTCCCTAGGCTTGTCAaaattctatatgctttgaaaATGGTTTTCCTTCACGCAGAACACTCAGAAACATGGTCACATTATAGCTTGAATATATTTATGAGAATCAGtacatttgaaaattttatttacatTGCTTGTGGATGTGATTTTTTTCTCCTGGGGACTTTTTCCCCCTTCACTCTGGGACGGAACAAGTTTTACTTCTGTTTGGTTTCCCGCAGCATAGTTATAATGGAGGGGAATCCTCATCCAGGAGCATTAAAAGGTCGGATGTCATTTCAGAGTTTCAATGCTTCTATTGAAGTGAGTTCTGAGAATTGGTCATTTGGTTGTTTAGctgaaacaaaaattttattccttcttccctttaatgttgctcttcttGCATATGCTTGTCTTGTAGAAATTAAATGAGGAGGCAGCAAACATCCATCAAATGCAAACAGGTTCCTCAAGTAACAATCATCAAAATGGCGGAATTTATAACGGGTGCACTGTTTGTCCTAAATATGTGAATTATATTGAGCTTCTTGCAGTTCTTATCTGTAGTGAGTTAAGTTGATACTTTAATTTGCTCCAGTGTTATGGATATTCTCAGTAAATCAATATATACTGGAGAAAGAGGGTGCATCCCTTACAGTTGTTTGATCTTTAATAAACTGTTGGATTCAATTACCAGGAATCATCTAGAGTTCTTACTTTTCCCATGAATCTACAATTTAATTGAAGCCCTCAAATCATGACAAAATTCTAGGTGCATTTTGCTACAGTTACTTTAATGCTCCTTTGCCAAATATATAAGGCAGAAACCAAACTTATTATGTGCTTAAGTAATCTTTACATCCCTAGATGGCATTTCCAGTGACCTAGATACTTTCTACAAAATCCTTGGCTCAAGATTTACATGAATCGGCAATTGATACCTGAAACTTGTCTAGCTGATTTTGGACTGACTTTGCATCATCTAAGGTTAACAACAATTACATTATCGTGCTGTCAGTTTGGCTTAACAACCATAATCTTTTTCCATATGGAAACTGTTTTGTACCATAAAATTGCTTGGCCACTGTCAttaactaaaaaatattttataggaAGTCATCTATgagaaacaaaaatatatataccttgATCCAGTTGCCATGGATTTTTCATCACAGAATTTCAACAATTAACCCATATTGTGATGAACTATGTTGCTTTGGCTGCAAAAAGTAAAAGGAGACTTAGTTTCTAGAAATATAGAATGAATATGCAAGATAATGGCTTAGACACAGCCTTTCCAAGTTTCGAACAGTGCCTTGTGTTAAATGTATCCATGATTTTTGATGAGCCTAACACCAATTTGACCTAGTGAGGAATTTCGAGGATGAGGAATGGTGGGGGTACGATTGATGCTGGGCGGAATAGATGGTGTCAGGGGAGATTCGTGTTTTTAGGGCTGGTACCCCTGTTTTTCTGACAAATGGGTAGTTTATTTTAATGACCTACTTCAGACTGTACTAGTGAAAGATATCTGATGCTACTTCAGCAATTTAGTGTAAAGCTTACAATGTATTATACAACAAACTTATATGTTGAGTTAAGTTTGTTGCTatttatccattaaaaacataaAGCAAGCTACGGTTTTAAGTTACATGTCTAGAGTTTTTCAAAGGAGGCTAATATTTGCTTACAATAACCCAAAACCATTTCTTTCACCATCTTGTAATTAGCTTGTTTAGTTATTGCCTTCTCAATGTAGTTGCTGTTGACAGTACTGTAGAAGTTATATGCATAAAAACAaacgaacaaaaaaaaaactagaagtTATAAGCATAGACATGATGAAGGgggaaaaaaggggaagaactCAATCTTTAGTTGGGTGTTGGATAACTGATTGGGTTGCTCAGTATTTAGCATATTTATATAATTCATCCTCTAGAACTTGATTATGTTTTCAATGCAAAAtgctctttaattttttttatcttttctcacAACTTCTGTAATTGAAAACATACTACAATGAAAAGTCTAACGGCACCAATCACATATCAAAGGAGGGGAGTGCTAGTATAGAGATTCTCAGTCTCCCTGAATTGCAATATTAGCCACATGTTGCACTTAACTGGAAGCCTGTTCAAGCAATACATATTTGTATTCTACCTGCCATTTTTCCATGACAAATTAATGGATGATACAAACTTGCAAGTGAGCCAAGCAAATACGGTAtgcgtgtttttttttttttaaaaataaaattaatggaTGATACAAACTTGCAAGTGAGCCAATACATATTTGTGTTCTACCTGCCATTTTTCCATGACAAATTGGTGTTCAACTTATCTATCATGTCCAGGATTTCAGATTTGTGACTCTGCGTAGCTTTAATAAGTCTAGA
The Phoenix dactylifera cultivar Barhee BC4 chromosome 3, palm_55x_up_171113_PBpolish2nd_filt_p, whole genome shotgun sequence DNA segment above includes these coding regions:
- the LOC103703512 gene encoding uncharacterized protein LOC103703512 isoform X1, giving the protein MAKRELSSTLKNLKFMQRAAPREAKPKEEESAKPDGSFGASAAPTRRCIVIMEGNPHPGALKGRMSFQSFNASIEKLNEEAANIHQMQTGSSSNNHQNGGIYNGVDGISAVRSGDSTTASQENISDVDLKRKKPELEMETPSPHKMLKSVSGDGDGQSSSHINRKGSFKQHKREKLDWNVLRPPKSTNKG
- the LOC103703512 gene encoding uncharacterized protein LOC103703512 isoform X2 gives rise to the protein MQRAAPREAKPKEEESAKPDGSFGASAAPTRRCIVIMEGNPHPGALKGRMSFQSFNASIEKLNEEAANIHQMQTGSSSNNHQNGGIYNGVDGISAVRSGDSTTASQENISDVDLKRKKPELEMETPSPHKMLKSVSGDGDGQSSSHINRKGSFKQHKREKLDWNVLRPPKSTNKG